Proteins encoded by one window of Candidatus Cloacimonadota bacterium:
- a CDS encoding Glu/Leu/Phe/Val dehydrogenase: protein MANKEELNPFKIAQAQLDECAEKLELDDATHDLLRWPMKEVAVTLPVKMDDGTTKVFKAFRVQYNGARGPTKGGIRWHPGETVDTVRALAAWMTWKTAVVDIPLGGSKGGIICSPKEMSESEKERLARAYMRAIAGVVGVTQDVPAPDVYTTPQIMAWMMDEYEVIRGEHHPCVITGKPIPVGGSQGRHDATARGGIYCVREAAKRLNINVSNASYAIQGFGNAGQYAATLTKEILGTNKLVAVSDSRGGVYNPDGIDSLDMVKWKLQNGRVAGFPGTKEITNAELLELNVDILYPAALENVFTKENAGNVKAKILCELANGPTTPEADEILHKNGVHIIPDFLANAGGVTVSYFEQVQNTYNYYWPLEEVYEKLDQKMSTAYNGVYEMHKKQNVHMRLAAYMIAVSRVAEACKLRGWV from the coding sequence ATGGCAAATAAGGAAGAACTAAATCCCTTCAAAATTGCGCAAGCACAACTTGATGAATGTGCTGAAAAGTTGGAGCTTGATGACGCAACACATGACCTTCTGCGATGGCCTATGAAGGAAGTTGCAGTTACTTTACCTGTTAAAATGGATGATGGCACCACAAAAGTGTTCAAAGCTTTTAGAGTCCAGTATAATGGAGCACGCGGACCAACAAAAGGTGGAATTAGATGGCATCCTGGTGAAACTGTTGATACTGTTCGTGCACTGGCTGCTTGGATGACCTGGAAAACTGCGGTTGTTGATATTCCGCTTGGTGGTAGTAAAGGCGGTATTATATGTAGTCCCAAGGAAATGTCTGAGAGTGAAAAAGAGAGACTTGCCCGTGCTTATATGAGAGCAATCGCTGGTGTTGTTGGTGTTACACAAGATGTCCCAGCCCCTGATGTTTATACAACCCCACAAATTATGGCGTGGATGATGGATGAATATGAGGTTATCAGGGGTGAACACCATCCCTGTGTGATTACTGGCAAACCAATCCCTGTTGGCGGTTCACAAGGTCGTCACGATGCAACTGCACGCGGCGGTATCTACTGTGTCCGTGAAGCTGCAAAAAGATTAAATATTAATGTCTCCAATGCAAGCTATGCCATTCAAGGCTTTGGAAACGCTGGTCAGTATGCAGCTACATTAACTAAAGAAATTCTTGGAACAAACAAATTAGTTGCTGTTTCTGATTCTCGCGGTGGAGTTTATAATCCTGACGGTATTGACTCATTAGATATGGTTAAATGGAAACTTCAAAATGGCAGAGTAGCGGGATTCCCAGGAACCAAAGAAATTACAAATGCAGAATTACTGGAACTTAATGTAGATATTCTTTATCCTGCAGCATTAGAAAATGTTTTTACAAAAGAGAACGCTGGAAATGTCAAGGCAAAAATTCTATGTGAACTTGCTAATGGTCCCACCACACCAGAAGCAGATGAAATTCTCCATAAAAATGGCGTGCATATTATTCCTGATTTTCTTGCAAATGCAGGTGGTGTTACTGTTTCATACTTTGAACAGGTGCAGAATACATACAACTATTATTGGCCTTTAGAAGAGGTATATGAAAAGCTGGATCAAAAAATGTCAACTGCTTATAATGGTGTTTATGAAATGCATAAAAAGCAAAATGTGCATATGAGACTTGCTGCTTATATGATAGCGGTATCGCGAGTTGCAGAGGCTTGCAAACTTCGTGGCTGGGTATAA
- the kdsA gene encoding 3-deoxy-8-phosphooctulonate synthase, with protein MQINKNTKFTIIAGPCAIETKKICFEVAKKCLQLCKKYDFQYVFKASYKKANRTSGKSFRGVGIEKGLEILNKVKNNYNVTILTDVHSVDEVGPVSQVVDVIQIPAFLSRQTELIEAAAKTGKMVNIKKGQFMSPNEIKLAVEKAYNVGNKNIFVTERGTFFGYNNLVVDFRNFQIIDSFGIPVIYDVTHSLQRPAEGKISGGGPEFVLSMSKAGVATGHLSGLFVETHPNPKEAKSDALSMLPLGEMQELLGEIKKVLRVRS; from the coding sequence ATGCAAATAAATAAAAATACTAAATTTACAATTATAGCCGGTCCCTGCGCTATTGAAACAAAAAAAATCTGCTTTGAAGTAGCGAAGAAATGCTTACAACTCTGTAAAAAATATGATTTTCAGTATGTATTTAAGGCATCCTATAAAAAGGCAAATCGTACATCTGGAAAATCTTTTAGAGGCGTTGGTATTGAAAAAGGACTTGAAATACTAAATAAAGTTAAGAATAATTACAATGTTACAATTTTGACCGATGTCCATTCTGTTGATGAAGTTGGACCAGTTAGCCAGGTGGTTGATGTTATTCAAATCCCGGCTTTTTTATCCCGTCAAACAGAACTGATTGAAGCAGCGGCAAAAACTGGCAAAATGGTTAATATTAAAAAAGGGCAATTTATGTCTCCAAACGAGATTAAACTTGCCGTTGAAAAAGCATATAATGTGGGAAATAAAAATATTTTTGTTACAGAAAGAGGCACATTCTTTGGCTATAATAATCTTGTTGTAGATTTTCGGAATTTTCAGATTATTGATAGTTTTGGAATACCGGTTATTTATGATGTTACACACAGTTTACAAAGACCAGCAGAAGGTAAAATTTCTGGTGGTGGTCCGGAATTTGTTTTAAGTATGTCAAAAGCAGGAGTTGCAACAGGACATCTTTCTGGACTTTTTGTTGAGACTCATCCAAATCCTAAAGAAGCAAAAAGCGATGCACTCTCAATGCTGCCCCTGGGAGAGATGCAAGAACTGCTTGGAGAGATAAAGAAGGTGTTACGAGTTAGGAGTTAG
- a CDS encoding CTP synthase encodes MKSNTKHIFITGGVVSSLGKGIASASIGFLLKKLGYEVTIQKFDPYLNVDPGTMSPFQHGEVFVTDDGAETDLDLGHYERFLDKPLTQKSNCTTGQIYDAVITNERKGKYLGKTVQVIPHITNEIKKKIVSLDRVSDIVISEIGGTVGDIESLPFLEAIRQFRLDYGAENCFFVHLTLIPYISAAGEAKTKPTQHSVIKLRGIGIQPDMLICRSERKMAKEMISKISLFTNVPEKSVISGLDTPCIYEIPIFFYQQNVHKIICEYFVIPHKIIDFKKWNQMIDNYKNPEEEVTIALCGKYVRHQDAYKSVVESLIHAGMYFSTKVNIKYIDTDKAFARDTNKPREFLKDLLKNVNGILVPGGFGLRGIEGKISIIRYARENNIPFLGICLGMQCAVIEFARNVLKFKNANSSEFDPETKYPVIDLMPEQKHIKNMGGTMRLGAYPCKLKSDSLAHNIYNKNQVSERHRHRYEFNNDYRDVFEKKGMIISGIYPSKDLVEIIEITTNRFFIGVQFHSEFKSRPLKPHPIFREFIKSAIEYKNANK; translated from the coding sequence ATGAAATCTAATACCAAACACATTTTTATTACAGGTGGTGTAGTATCCTCTCTTGGAAAAGGGATTGCTTCTGCGTCCATTGGATTTCTTTTAAAGAAATTAGGTTATGAAGTTACCATTCAAAAGTTTGACCCTTATTTAAATGTTGACCCAGGAACGATGAGCCCTTTTCAACATGGCGAAGTGTTCGTTACTGATGATGGGGCAGAGACAGACCTTGATTTAGGTCATTATGAGCGATTTTTAGATAAACCTTTGACACAGAAAAGTAATTGCACTACCGGGCAAATCTATGATGCTGTTATTACCAATGAGAGAAAAGGAAAATATCTTGGTAAAACTGTTCAAGTCATTCCTCATATTACTAATGAGATAAAGAAAAAGATTGTAAGTTTAGATAGAGTTTCTGATATTGTTATATCTGAGATTGGCGGAACTGTTGGTGATATAGAAAGTCTGCCATTCCTTGAAGCGATTCGTCAATTTCGTCTTGATTATGGAGCAGAGAACTGCTTTTTTGTACATCTTACTTTGATTCCTTATATATCTGCTGCTGGCGAAGCAAAAACCAAACCTACTCAACATAGTGTGATTAAGTTGCGAGGAATCGGAATTCAACCCGATATGTTAATATGTCGTTCAGAAAGAAAAATGGCAAAAGAGATGATTTCAAAAATTTCTCTCTTCACAAATGTACCTGAAAAAAGTGTAATTTCTGGACTTGATACTCCCTGTATTTACGAAATACCCATATTTTTCTATCAGCAAAATGTTCATAAAATTATTTGTGAGTATTTTGTGATTCCACACAAAATCATTGATTTTAAAAAGTGGAATCAGATGATTGATAATTACAAAAATCCAGAAGAAGAAGTTACAATTGCACTTTGCGGAAAGTATGTCCGTCATCAAGATGCATACAAGAGTGTCGTTGAGAGTTTGATTCACGCTGGGATGTATTTTTCAACAAAAGTAAATATCAAATATATTGACACAGATAAGGCATTCGCAAGAGATACAAACAAGCCTCGTGAATTTCTAAAAGATTTATTAAAGAATGTGAATGGAATCCTAGTGCCAGGTGGCTTTGGCTTACGAGGCATTGAAGGTAAAATCTCTATTATCAGATATGCTCGTGAAAATAATATTCCATTTTTAGGAATATGTCTTGGCATGCAATGTGCAGTTATTGAATTTGCTCGTAATGTTTTGAAATTCAAAAATGCAAATAGTTCAGAGTTTGACCCTGAGACAAAATACCCAGTTATAGATTTAATGCCAGAGCAAAAGCATATTAAGAATATGGGCGGAACAATGAGATTAGGAGCATATCCTTGCAAATTGAAATCCGATTCCCTTGCACATAATATTTATAATAAAAATCAAGTTTCTGAAAGGCATAGACATCGGTATGAATTTAATAATGATTATAGAGATGTTTTTGAAAAAAAAGGCATGATAATCTCTGGCATTTATCCTTCAAAAGATCTTGTGGAAATAATTGAAATCACAACAAATAGATTTTTTATTGGAGTTCAATTCCATTCAGAATTCAAATCGCGTCCGCTGAAACCCCATCCAATCTTTCGGGAATTTATTAAATCTGCAATTGAATATAAAAATGCAAATAAATAA